One genomic region from SAR92 clade bacterium H455 encodes:
- a CDS encoding aldehyde dehydrogenase family protein: protein MSKVDWHKRAVDASYSVRNFIDGKYQDCVGSKTIEKFAGRNGELLYSFANGDGSEVEQAVASAQATFKSGIWRKKSSAERATVLNNLADLVDKHRDTFALYESMDVGKPITDALGDDLSRAAGGLRGAASSIDKLLGTCGTDQGTLVYQTRKPVGVVAGILGWNFPLSLAVGKVGPALVTGNSLVLKPSEFTSLSTCFLAELAIEAGVPAGVFNVVHGDGVNVGDRLARHMDVDLLTFVGSSGTGKLLMKAAGESNMKRLILECGGKSPFIVFDDCEEYLDLVAAVAVSRAFPNQGALCVTGSRLLVQDSIREKLMPKILEHAKAVIPSDPLDEDCAFGSIMNEAHMNKILGYIESGKAEGAKLILGGNQVLKESGGFYIEPTIFDQVDPNSKIAQEEIFGPVLSVIGFKDEAEALEIANNTTFGLSGYAATKDVGRVQRLGEELSVGSIVMVGSGSPTWASNISFSVEAHKQSGMGRELGIDGMAEYTVATTVMCFT, encoded by the coding sequence ATGAGTAAAGTCGATTGGCATAAACGAGCGGTAGACGCGTCATACAGTGTGCGCAATTTTATTGATGGCAAATATCAGGACTGTGTTGGCAGTAAAACGATTGAAAAGTTTGCCGGTCGCAATGGTGAGTTGTTATACAGTTTTGCCAATGGTGATGGTTCTGAAGTTGAGCAGGCAGTCGCCAGTGCGCAAGCAACTTTCAAGTCTGGTATCTGGCGCAAAAAATCATCTGCTGAAAGAGCGACGGTGTTAAATAATCTTGCCGATCTGGTGGATAAACACAGAGATACTTTTGCGCTCTATGAAAGTATGGATGTGGGCAAGCCGATTACTGATGCCCTCGGCGACGATCTTTCCCGGGCCGCTGGCGGATTGAGGGGTGCGGCCTCTAGCATTGATAAGCTGCTGGGTACCTGTGGCACAGATCAGGGCACATTGGTCTATCAAACTCGCAAACCGGTAGGCGTTGTGGCCGGTATTCTCGGTTGGAATTTTCCTCTTTCTCTGGCGGTTGGCAAGGTTGGACCTGCACTGGTAACCGGTAATTCCCTGGTGCTTAAACCCTCTGAATTTACCTCGCTTTCAACCTGCTTTTTAGCGGAACTAGCCATTGAGGCTGGCGTGCCTGCCGGTGTGTTCAATGTGGTTCACGGTGATGGTGTCAATGTGGGTGACCGTTTGGCACGGCATATGGATGTGGATCTTTTGACCTTTGTCGGTAGCAGTGGAACTGGCAAGCTATTGATGAAAGCGGCTGGTGAATCCAATATGAAGCGCCTGATTCTCGAGTGTGGCGGCAAGTCGCCCTTTATTGTCTTTGATGACTGTGAAGAATATCTGGACCTGGTGGCAGCTGTAGCAGTTTCAAGAGCCTTTCCCAATCAGGGTGCACTCTGTGTTACCGGAAGTCGGTTGCTGGTGCAGGACAGTATCCGTGAAAAACTAATGCCTAAAATTCTTGAACATGCCAAGGCCGTTATTCCCTCAGATCCGCTGGATGAAGATTGCGCCTTTGGTTCGATTATGAATGAAGCCCATATGAATAAAATATTGGGCTATATCGAGAGCGGAAAAGCAGAGGGCGCGAAACTGATATTGGGTGGCAACCAGGTGTTAAAAGAGAGTGGTGGTTTTTATATAGAGCCGACTATTTTTGATCAGGTTGATCCTAATTCTAAAATTGCTCAAGAGGAGATATTTGGCCCTGTATTATCGGTGATTGGTTTTAAAGATGAAGCCGAGGCCCTTGAGATTGCCAATAATACAACCTTTGGTTTGTCCGGCTATGCGGCAACAAAGGATGTGGGCAGAGTTCAGCGATTAGGTGAGGAGTTATCGGTGGGGAGCATAGTCATGGTCGGTTCCGGATCACCGACTTGGGCCAGCAATATCTCTTTCTCTGTTGAGGCTCATAAACAATCGGGTATGGGTCGTGAACTGGGTATTGACGGAATGGCTGAATACACTGTGGCAACCACGGTGATGTGTTTTACCTAG
- a CDS encoding asparaginase, whose product MPDKKALNTLKPVITYIASGGTIAMERGEVASGPVPSIGGEDLLSQVSGLNLNISVEVKNFSNIPSAHLTPGDWISLYRHITAALARDEVSGVIVSHGTDTMEETGFFLDLTLNSSKPVILFGAQRSACEPDTDGPDNLLDALLVAASGEARHKGVMIVMNHQICGARDVSKTHTTDIDSFQCGERGVLGAVNGGQVQFNCEPYGRRHLPLISGQLSRVDIIPVYAGVDDLMIRAAMEAGAGGIVIQALGAGNVNASLLKAITEAIWAGITIVIASRVPRGSVKPIYGYPGGGQTLAQAGAIFANNLSPQKARVLLMLALQVKSHQHNIGHFFQPVL is encoded by the coding sequence ATGCCAGATAAAAAAGCCCTAAATACTTTAAAACCGGTAATCACTTATATAGCTAGCGGCGGCACCATTGCAATGGAGCGTGGTGAAGTTGCTAGTGGGCCTGTGCCATCCATTGGTGGTGAGGATTTGCTCAGTCAGGTATCGGGGTTAAATCTGAATATCTCGGTGGAAGTGAAGAATTTTTCCAATATTCCCTCTGCCCATCTGACGCCTGGTGATTGGATTTCGCTGTATCGCCATATAACTGCTGCTCTGGCGAGGGATGAAGTCAGCGGGGTTATTGTTTCCCATGGTACAGACACGATGGAGGAAACCGGTTTCTTTCTCGATTTGACGCTGAATAGCTCCAAGCCGGTGATTCTATTTGGTGCCCAGCGTAGCGCCTGTGAACCGGATACGGATGGGCCTGATAATTTACTCGATGCACTGCTTGTTGCTGCCTCGGGGGAGGCCCGCCATAAAGGGGTGATGATAGTGATGAATCACCAGATCTGTGGGGCGCGGGATGTGAGTAAAACGCACACCACGGATATTGATAGTTTTCAGTGTGGGGAGAGGGGGGTTCTTGGGGCTGTGAATGGTGGCCAGGTGCAGTTTAATTGCGAGCCCTACGGGCGGCGGCATCTTCCACTTATTTCTGGCCAGCTGAGTCGGGTAGATATAATTCCTGTCTATGCGGGTGTTGATGACTTAATGATCCGGGCTGCTATGGAAGCGGGGGCGGGAGGTATTGTGATTCAGGCGCTGGGGGCAGGTAATGTCAACGCTAGCCTGTTAAAGGCGATAACCGAGGCCATCTGGGCTGGTATAACCATTGTTATTGCCTCCCGTGTGCCAAGGGGTAGTGTTAAGCCCATTTATGGTTATCCCGGCGGCGGCCAGACGCTTGCTCAGGCCGGAGCAATTTTTGCCAATAACCTTTCACCGCAAAAGGCGCGGGTATTGTTAATGTTGGCACTGCAGGTAAAGTCTCATCAGCATAATATAGGGCATTTTTTTCAACCAGTTTTATAG
- a CDS encoding M55 family metallopeptidase, translating to MSKRLYISADIEGIAGVVSGEHMSPAGFEYQQAREWYTAEVNAACEAAFNNGIDEIVMSDSHGNGQSLLIDKLPENVQLVRSWPRPLCMMEGVQEGDFVGAMLIGYHAGASDLRGALRHTLHGGAITEVRLNGQIASETVISAATAAQFGVPTIMVAGDDAYIEHAQSVLPNVEGVTTKWAVSLTSARMLMPKAAQKLVAEGVANALSRLDDFKVQPLPENIVLEVVCMQRKAAELLDYLPNVERTDAYTIKFIGKDMVEVAKFLQFLLASGSLTPQ from the coding sequence ATGAGTAAACGTTTATATATCTCAGCGGATATCGAAGGCATCGCTGGCGTAGTGAGCGGTGAGCATATGTCACCTGCCGGGTTTGAATATCAGCAGGCTCGAGAATGGTATACCGCTGAAGTGAATGCTGCCTGTGAAGCTGCGTTTAATAATGGCATTGACGAAATTGTCATGAGCGATTCCCATGGCAATGGCCAGAGCCTGTTGATCGACAAGCTGCCAGAGAATGTTCAGCTAGTGCGTTCATGGCCGCGGCCCCTGTGCATGATGGAAGGAGTTCAGGAGGGGGATTTTGTTGGCGCTATGCTGATTGGCTACCATGCCGGTGCCAGTGATCTGCGTGGGGCACTGCGTCATACATTACATGGTGGTGCGATTACTGAGGTGCGTTTAAATGGCCAGATTGCCTCTGAGACAGTGATCAGTGCGGCTACTGCAGCGCAGTTTGGTGTGCCGACTATTATGGTTGCCGGGGATGATGCCTATATTGAGCATGCGCAATCAGTGCTGCCCAATGTTGAGGGGGTTACTACCAAGTGGGCGGTATCATTAACCAGTGCACGGATGTTAATGCCAAAAGCGGCTCAGAAACTAGTGGCGGAAGGTGTGGCGAATGCACTGTCGAGATTGGACGATTTTAAAGTCCAGCCCCTGCCGGAAAATATTGTTCTGGAAGTGGTTTGTATGCAGCGCAAGGCTGCGGAGCTATTGGACTATCTGCCCAATGTTGAGCGTACTGATGCTTATACCATTAAGTTTATCGGCAAGGATATGGTTGAGGTGGCGAAGTTCTTACAGTTCTTACTGGCCAGTGGGTCGTTGACGCCCCAGTAG
- a CDS encoding NAD(P)/FAD-dependent oxidoreductase, translating to MSASSAQHSDSELHKNVKEHRDVIIVGAGLSGIGAACHLAEKCPDRSYLLLESRKAMGGTWDLFRYPGIRSDSDMHTLGYSFKPWEGAKAIADGPSILDYVRKTAAEHAVDQHIRYDHRLISASWSSEQSVWTLEIRQPDTDQTVQMTCNFLYMCSGYYSYEKPHDPQFPEVDSFKGQIIRPQFWPEDLDYQDKTVVIIGSGATAMTLVPAMAKKAKQVTMLQRSPTYVFSRPSEDWFANSLRKILPATWAYALTRLRNTLFQEFIFKQARKHPAAAKRFLLNQLRKQLGADYNVEKHFTPNYNPWDQRLCLVPDDDLFKAISNGSANIVTEHIQRFTETGIELKSGQHLEADIVVSATGLELEVMGGATFSVDGQVIDFATLTTYKGFMVSDVPNMVSTFGYVNASWTLRADLISEWVCRTLNHMRKTQTSKVVPLVPESLKDMPTKDWIADFPAGYLQRAMHLQPKQGNQAPWVNSQDFRSERALFSLPIESDNALHFSALVNSQ from the coding sequence ATGTCGGCATCTTCAGCACAGCATTCAGATAGTGAACTACACAAAAACGTCAAAGAGCATAGAGACGTTATTATCGTCGGTGCCGGCTTGTCTGGTATCGGCGCGGCCTGCCATCTCGCCGAAAAATGTCCTGATCGCAGTTATCTACTACTGGAATCACGCAAGGCCATGGGTGGCACCTGGGATCTGTTCCGCTACCCCGGCATTCGCAGTGACAGTGATATGCATACACTGGGCTATAGCTTCAAACCCTGGGAAGGTGCCAAAGCCATTGCCGACGGCCCTTCTATCCTAGACTATGTTCGCAAAACCGCAGCTGAGCATGCAGTTGACCAGCATATTCGCTATGACCACCGCCTAATCTCTGCCAGCTGGTCTTCAGAGCAGTCCGTATGGACATTAGAGATACGTCAGCCTGACACTGATCAAACTGTGCAGATGACCTGTAACTTCCTCTATATGTGTTCCGGTTACTACAGCTATGAAAAACCCCATGACCCCCAGTTCCCCGAAGTGGATAGTTTTAAAGGCCAAATAATTCGCCCGCAATTTTGGCCCGAAGATCTCGACTATCAAGATAAGACCGTGGTGATCATTGGCTCCGGCGCCACCGCCATGACTCTAGTTCCCGCCATGGCCAAAAAAGCCAAGCAGGTAACTATGCTGCAGCGCTCACCAACCTACGTATTTTCAAGACCTTCCGAAGATTGGTTTGCCAATAGCCTGCGAAAGATTCTGCCGGCCACCTGGGCCTATGCGCTAACGCGCTTACGGAATACCTTGTTTCAGGAATTTATTTTTAAACAGGCGCGCAAGCACCCGGCAGCAGCCAAGCGCTTTTTACTCAATCAGTTGCGCAAGCAGCTGGGTGCCGACTATAACGTCGAGAAACACTTTACGCCCAACTATAACCCCTGGGATCAACGTCTTTGCTTAGTGCCAGATGATGATTTATTTAAGGCTATTAGCAACGGCAGTGCCAATATAGTCACAGAGCATATTCAACGTTTTACCGAGACCGGTATTGAGCTGAAATCAGGACAGCATCTCGAGGCCGATATTGTTGTCAGTGCCACTGGGCTTGAACTGGAAGTAATGGGTGGAGCAACCTTCAGCGTCGATGGCCAAGTGATTGATTTCGCCACTCTAACCACTTACAAGGGCTTTATGGTCTCAGATGTGCCCAACATGGTCTCCACCTTTGGCTATGTCAACGCCTCATGGACATTGCGCGCAGACCTAATCTCCGAATGGGTGTGCAGGACTCTAAACCATATGCGTAAAACCCAGACCAGCAAGGTAGTACCGCTGGTGCCTGAGTCGTTAAAAGATATGCCCACCAAAGACTGGATAGCCGACTTTCCCGCAGGCTATCTGCAGCGGGCCATGCATCTTCAGCCTAAACAGGGCAACCAAGCACCCTGGGTCAATAGCCAAGACTTCCGCAGTGAGCGGGCGCTGTTTAGTCTGCCCATAGAGTCAGATAACGCCTTGCATTTCAGCGCTTTAGTGAACAGCCAGTAA
- a CDS encoding serine hydrolase, producing MNLAALDKTIRQLMRKRNTPGLSISVIKDGETAYSKGFGCRNLKQQLPMTSDTLLGIGSITKSFTAFAIVKLQERELLSLDDSAAKYLDFEPFKSRPEITIKHMLSHSSGVPSLDAGMLSFSYTFNDFSRIYPASSRADFEAHLADAGDFILFKPGEKFFYNNDMYTCLGFIVEALSGISFEQFVRQEILQPLGMKRAVLTRDDFDKDPDSNGMTGYLFESENGRAVAKESEMPMDGYLHAPGGLYVSTNEMLNYAQCLLNKGEFNGQQLLTSESVSQLFSGAISTPYGESENPQYGLGWSIEESSEKMPYVVIHHGGGMGTSNSFLILVPALNLAVCAVENAGTGITPLICRAVVSTAMGQNPEETLEDFKIARALDEIEGTYKSAYNMYSLTVLRKAGVLQVDMETDDGSFSFPLIPSDIENLEFSVYSLRANSKTKVVFYRNKDSQKVEYAAYDRFLYRR from the coding sequence ATGAATCTCGCGGCTCTCGACAAAACCATTCGCCAATTAATGCGCAAACGCAATACTCCCGGGCTATCTATCAGTGTAATCAAAGATGGAGAAACCGCCTATTCCAAGGGCTTTGGCTGTCGCAACCTGAAACAACAGCTACCCATGACCAGCGATACATTGCTTGGAATTGGTAGTATCACAAAGTCTTTTACTGCTTTTGCTATAGTCAAATTGCAGGAAAGAGAGCTGCTTTCACTTGATGATAGCGCCGCGAAATACTTGGATTTCGAGCCCTTTAAATCGCGCCCTGAAATCACTATCAAGCATATGCTTTCCCATAGCTCCGGTGTTCCGTCACTGGATGCAGGAATGCTCTCTTTTAGCTATACCTTTAATGATTTTAGTCGCATCTATCCGGCCAGCAGTCGGGCGGATTTTGAGGCCCATCTGGCGGATGCCGGGGACTTTATTCTGTTCAAACCCGGTGAAAAATTCTTCTACAACAATGATATGTACACCTGCCTCGGGTTTATTGTTGAGGCGTTGTCTGGCATCAGTTTTGAGCAATTTGTAAGACAGGAAATTCTTCAGCCTCTGGGTATGAAAAGGGCGGTGCTGACCAGAGACGATTTTGACAAGGACCCTGATAGTAATGGGATGACCGGCTATCTCTTTGAGTCGGAAAATGGCAGGGCCGTAGCTAAAGAGAGCGAGATGCCAATGGATGGCTATCTTCACGCGCCGGGCGGTCTCTATGTTTCGACTAATGAGATGCTCAACTATGCCCAGTGCCTGCTCAATAAAGGCGAGTTTAATGGCCAACAGTTATTAACCTCAGAATCTGTTAGCCAGCTATTTTCCGGTGCTATTTCCACGCCCTATGGTGAGAGTGAAAATCCGCAATATGGCTTGGGTTGGTCGATTGAAGAAAGCTCTGAAAAGATGCCCTATGTGGTTATTCATCATGGCGGCGGTATGGGCACCAGTAACTCCTTTTTGATCCTGGTGCCGGCGTTAAACTTGGCGGTATGTGCTGTTGAGAATGCGGGTACCGGTATTACACCATTGATCTGTCGAGCGGTTGTTTCTACGGCGATGGGGCAGAACCCAGAAGAGACATTGGAAGACTTTAAAATAGCCAGGGCCCTGGATGAAATAGAGGGTACCTATAAGTCTGCCTACAATATGTATAGCCTGACTGTTTTGCGCAAGGCGGGTGTATTACAGGTGGATATGGAGACTGATGATGGAAGCTTTAGCTTTCCGTTAATTCCCAGTGATATTGAGAATCTGGAATTTTCGGTTTACTCGCTTCGGGCCAATAGTAAGACGAAAGTGGTGTTCTACAGAAATAAGGATAGCCAAAAGGTGGAGTATGCGGCCTATGATCGGTTTTTGTACCGTCGTTGA
- a CDS encoding beta-lactamase family protein yields MPSSNILADLQTYADQAIVKHNIPAMSVAIWKDGVLTQAAAGCLNLNTGVEATTDSIFQIGSITKVMTTCLVMQLVDEGKVNLDKPVVHYLRDFMIADAEATQAITVRQLLNHTNGIAGDYFPDDEGHQGNLIARFVDRCSFLPLMHPVGEMYSYSNAAFCVAGRLVEVVRGISWFQAMKEYLFEPLGMDHSIADPKDMIRFRTAMGHIFDGEDTDRWVLPERAYLSLGQAPVGSTPAMTAENLIRFARAHLEGGVNQQGESWLSSESVKQMQVPQIELPKASQLSAKQAGLGWGMSSYHAGNIKTIGHGGGTLGFLSMLQVIPEQNAAFAILTNGVRPSAIGGLTADLLSAVTGLDLKEPEPASITPTADLEQIVGDYECLDTLIKVTSTNGKLMANILYKLDPLPPLDIELRHVEDLSFAAYNSKGERCLAIAFLKPDESGVPQYVFNGGRLNRRIN; encoded by the coding sequence ATGCCGAGTAGCAATATACTTGCCGATCTACAAACCTACGCTGATCAAGCGATTGTTAAACATAATATCCCTGCCATGTCGGTGGCAATCTGGAAAGACGGCGTGCTCACACAGGCAGCAGCAGGCTGTTTAAATCTCAATACCGGTGTTGAGGCGACCACTGATTCTATTTTTCAGATTGGCTCGATTACCAAAGTAATGACTACTTGTTTGGTGATGCAGTTGGTGGATGAGGGCAAGGTCAATCTGGATAAGCCAGTGGTGCATTATCTGCGGGATTTTATGATTGCCGATGCTGAAGCCACTCAGGCGATTACAGTACGACAGTTGCTTAACCATACCAACGGTATTGCTGGTGACTATTTCCCGGATGATGAGGGCCATCAGGGCAATTTAATCGCCCGCTTTGTTGACCGCTGTAGTTTTCTGCCGCTAATGCACCCGGTGGGTGAAATGTATTCCTATTCCAATGCCGCTTTCTGTGTTGCTGGTCGACTGGTTGAAGTGGTTCGCGGCATAAGCTGGTTTCAGGCGATGAAAGAGTATCTGTTTGAGCCGCTGGGTATGGATCACTCCATTGCTGATCCAAAGGATATGATTCGTTTTCGCACGGCGATGGGCCATATATTCGATGGTGAAGATACTGATCGCTGGGTATTGCCAGAGCGCGCCTATTTAAGTCTGGGGCAGGCACCTGTTGGTTCGACTCCGGCGATGACAGCAGAAAACCTGATTCGCTTTGCCCGCGCTCATTTAGAGGGCGGCGTAAATCAGCAGGGTGAATCCTGGTTGTCTTCGGAGTCGGTAAAACAGATGCAGGTGCCGCAGATAGAGTTGCCAAAAGCTTCTCAGTTGAGTGCTAAACAAGCAGGTTTGGGTTGGGGTATGAGTAGCTACCATGCTGGTAATATCAAGACCATAGGGCATGGTGGTGGAACGCTGGGCTTTCTGTCGATGTTGCAGGTGATCCCTGAACAAAATGCTGCCTTTGCCATTTTAACCAATGGCGTAAGACCCTCAGCGATTGGCGGACTGACCGCTGATCTGTTGTCTGCTGTCACCGGTTTGGATCTTAAGGAACCGGAGCCGGCAAGCATTACTCCCACTGCAGATTTAGAGCAGATTGTCGGTGACTATGAGTGCCTGGATACCTTGATTAAAGTGACCTCTACCAATGGCAAGTTAATGGCCAATATTCTCTATAAGCTCGACCCACTTCCGCCACTGGATATCGAATTGCGCCATGTGGAAGATCTCTCTTTTGCCGCCTATAACAGTAAAGGTGAGCGCTGCTTGGCGATTGCTTTCTTAAAGCCGGATGAATCCGGCGTGCCTCAGTATGTCTTTAATGGTGGCCGACTTAATCGGCGCATCAACTAA
- a CDS encoding dipeptide epimerase — protein sequence MIITSIDIYKLDIQFHNPIKVAIGIVEAAENVAIKITTDTGIEGWGEASPCCPYITGDLQATAYATAEHLARMIVGKNPLAIENRMAEINRYMVGEPSIRAAFDMALYDIAAKAANMPLYQFLGGEQREIRTDLTIGWQDTVEQTRARAQAILDQNFDAIKLKVGRPGLEDVAHVAAVRELAGPDIQIKMDSNQGWDYPTAVANINAMKSLNLDYSEQPLPVWDIDGLARLRDKVDLPICADESVFDDKDALKLIRAGAADYLNIKLGKSGGIHTAVRINAVAEAAGSKCMIGCFGESRLALSAAVHLVLAKPNIVFLDLDSALDFKSDPVVGGMQYDSEVGGLIHVPETIGHGASFDESFLTDRMTISN from the coding sequence ATGATTATCACCAGTATTGATATTTATAAACTCGATATTCAATTCCATAACCCCATTAAAGTTGCCATCGGCATTGTTGAAGCGGCTGAAAATGTGGCGATTAAGATCACCACAGATACCGGCATCGAAGGCTGGGGAGAGGCAAGCCCCTGTTGCCCCTATATTACCGGTGATTTACAGGCAACCGCCTATGCCACGGCAGAGCATTTGGCGCGCATGATTGTGGGTAAAAATCCGCTGGCGATTGAAAACCGCATGGCAGAGATTAATCGCTATATGGTGGGTGAGCCCTCAATTCGCGCCGCCTTTGATATGGCGCTTTATGATATTGCCGCCAAGGCTGCCAATATGCCCCTGTATCAATTCCTCGGCGGTGAGCAGCGGGAGATTCGAACTGATCTAACCATCGGCTGGCAGGATACGGTGGAGCAGACCAGGGCCAGAGCTCAGGCCATCCTCGATCAAAACTTTGACGCCATTAAGCTCAAGGTGGGTCGTCCGGGATTGGAAGATGTGGCCCATGTGGCGGCAGTGCGTGAATTGGCCGGGCCGGATATCCAAATAAAAATGGACAGTAATCAGGGCTGGGACTATCCCACCGCCGTGGCCAATATCAATGCCATGAAATCATTGAATTTGGATTATTCCGAGCAGCCGTTACCGGTCTGGGACATTGATGGTCTGGCACGTTTGCGGGATAAGGTCGACCTGCCAATCTGTGCCGATGAGTCGGTGTTTGATGATAAGGATGCGCTTAAATTAATCCGGGCGGGCGCGGCAGATTATCTCAATATTAAACTCGGAAAGTCTGGCGGTATTCACACCGCAGTAAGAATCAATGCGGTGGCTGAAGCCGCTGGTTCTAAATGTATGATCGGTTGTTTTGGTGAATCGCGTCTGGCCTTAAGTGCAGCAGTACACCTAGTGCTGGCCAAGCCCAATATTGTCTTTCTCGATCTGGATTCGGCGCTGGATTTTAAGTCCGACCCGGTGGTTGGCGGTATGCAATACGACAGTGAGGTTGGCGGCTTAATTCATGTGCCGGAGACTATCGGCCATGGGGCTTCGTTCGATGAAAGCTTTTTGACTGACCGCATGACTATCAGCAACTAA
- a CDS encoding DUF1611 domain-containing protein: protein MSVTLQLAVPYLVFLGDVPSAVYAKTALGIVQWAPEKCVAQHRFPDCEIDTGLTDMSIAEAAVAGAKSLVIGSAPVGGAIQENWIPSLLEAMAAGLDIVSGLHTKLTDYSVLREAAEKYSVRLIDVRVPPQNLPIGNGEKRTGKRLLAVGTDCSVGKKYTTLAIAEALQAREVNCDFRATGQTGIMIAGSGMPIDSVVCDFTAGAAETLSPDNDPNHWDIVEGQGSLFTPAYAGVSLGLLHGTQPDALVVCHDPLREHIVGCPNHPVPSVQTCIETNLLMARLTNPAVQCIGVSVNTSQVPKSQRQAVLDQISAETGLPAVDPIIDGVEPIIEQLIRLYPSQEHTQLNKTKDGEIA from the coding sequence ATGTCGGTTACCCTGCAGCTAGCGGTTCCCTATTTGGTTTTTCTCGGTGATGTGCCGAGTGCGGTCTATGCCAAAACCGCTCTGGGAATTGTCCAGTGGGCGCCAGAAAAATGTGTCGCCCAGCACCGTTTTCCCGATTGTGAGATCGACACTGGTTTAACGGATATGAGTATTGCCGAGGCCGCTGTGGCTGGGGCTAAAAGTCTGGTGATTGGCTCAGCGCCTGTTGGCGGTGCGATTCAAGAGAACTGGATTCCCTCGCTGCTGGAGGCCATGGCAGCTGGTCTGGATATTGTCAGTGGTCTGCATACCAAGTTAACCGATTATTCTGTGCTTCGCGAGGCAGCGGAGAAGTACAGCGTGCGCCTGATTGATGTGCGTGTTCCACCGCAGAATCTGCCGATTGGCAATGGTGAAAAACGTACCGGCAAGCGGTTATTGGCGGTGGGAACTGACTGTTCTGTGGGCAAAAAATATACCACATTGGCCATTGCCGAAGCATTGCAAGCCCGAGAGGTTAATTGTGATTTTCGCGCTACAGGCCAGACCGGCATTATGATTGCCGGTAGCGGTATGCCGATTGATTCAGTGGTCTGTGACTTTACCGCCGGTGCCGCCGAGACCTTAAGCCCAGACAATGACCCCAACCACTGGGATATAGTCGAAGGGCAGGGGTCACTGTTTACCCCGGCCTATGCGGGGGTGAGTCTGGGCCTGCTCCACGGTACCCAACCAGATGCGCTTGTGGTCTGCCATGATCCTCTGCGCGAACATATAGTCGGATGTCCCAACCATCCCGTTCCCAGTGTGCAAACCTGTATAGAGACCAATCTGTTAATGGCGCGGTTAACCAATCCGGCAGTGCAATGTATTGGGGTTAGCGTAAATACCTCTCAGGTTCCGAAGAGTCAGCGTCAGGCTGTTCTCGATCAGATCAGTGCAGAGACTGGGTTGCCCGCTGTGGATCCGATTATTGATGGGGTGGAGCCGATTATTGAACAGCTGATTCGCCTTTATCCATCACAAGAGCATACTCAATTAAATAAAACCAAGGACGGAGAAATCGCCTGA
- a CDS encoding IS3 family transposase, translated as MRTYEGFLYVATVLDLFSRRIVGWAMDKHIDRHLVINALLMAIWQRQPKGEVLVHSDQGSQYASADYLAFMREHKLIPSMSRRGNCHDNAVAESFFATFKKRVTKRKIYSTRDDAKTEIFNFIEMFYNPIKRHTHTGGISPAKYEEAYFLESTSV; from the coding sequence CTGCGAACTTACGAAGGTTTTTTGTATGTGGCCACAGTTTTAGATTTGTTCTCGCGCCGGATTGTAGGTTGGGCGATGGATAAACATATCGACCGCCACCTGGTAATCAATGCTTTGCTTATGGCGATCTGGCAGCGTCAGCCAAAAGGTGAAGTGCTCGTGCACAGCGACCAAGGAAGCCAATATGCCAGCGCTGATTACTTAGCATTTATGAGGGAGCACAAACTCATACCTTCGATGAGCCGACGTGGTAACTGTCATGATAATGCGGTTGCGGAGAGCTTCTTTGCCACGTTTAAAAAGCGGGTGACAAAACGGAAGATCTACTCGACAAGGGATGATGCGAAAACTGAGATATTTAATTTCATAGAGATGTTTTACAATCCAATAAAGCGCCACACTCACACAGGCGGCATATCGCCGGCTAAGTATGAAGAGGCGTATTTTTTGGAATCAACCAGTGTCTAG